The Kineosporia corallincola genome segment CAGATCCGCGCGGTGGCCTGGCGGGGCGTCGCCCCGAGGGCGAGCAGCCCCTCGATCTCCTCGCGCTCGGACACCAGCCCGGCGGCCAGGTGCCGGCCGGTCAGGCTGGCGGCCAGCATGGTCCCGCCGATCACGATCCCGCCCAGCGCCACCAGGTAGCGGGCCGACAGCTCGAGCATGCCCAGCGCGAAGATCACCGCGAGGGTGCCGACGGCCGCGGTGCCGCAGGCCAGCGCCACGGCGGCCGTCGCCCCGGGCAACGTCCTGATCCGCCCGGCCGCGGTGCGCACGGCCACGCCCAGCATCACCCCGAGGGCGAGCACCACCAGCGGCGGCGCGTCGAACACGCCGCGCAGGGCCAGACCGACCAGGGCGAGCTGGGCGGCGCCGCGCGCCACCGCCCACGCCGGGCCCCAGCCCAGTGGTACTTTCGCCGTCCTCAAAACGGTTGTGGTCAGGGCGATCAGGACCACGACGCCGATCCCGAGCCGGACGTCGGCGGTGAACACGCTCACTGCGGCACGCGGAACATGCCCTCCTGGCCCAGCGTGGCCACCAGGGTCCCGTCCAGCGCGTAGACCCGGGCCAGACCGAGCCCACGGGCGCCGGAGGCGGAGGGGCTCTCCTCCACGAACAGCATCCAGTCGTCGAACCGGACCGGCCGGTGGAACCACATCGCGTGGTCCAGGCTGGCGGTCTTCATTCCCGGCGTGGCCCAGGCCAGGCCGTGCGCGCGCAGCGTCGGCTCCAGCACGGTGTAGTCGCTGACATAGGCCAGAACCACGGCGTGCAGCAGGTCACCGGCCGGCAGCGGGGTGGTCGGCCGGATCCAGACGGCCTGCTCGGCCACCTTCTCCGGGCCGGGGGCCAGGAACAGCGGGCTCTGCACGTGCC includes the following:
- a CDS encoding ABC transporter permease, translated to MSVFTADVRLGIGVVVLIALTTTVLRTAKVPLGWGPAWAVARGAAQLALVGLALRGVFDAPPLVVLALGVMLGVAVRTAAGRIRTLPGATAAVALACGTAAVGTLAVIFALGMLELSARYLVALGGIVIGGTMLAASLTGRHLAAGLVSEREEIEGLLALGATPRQATARICRRAVAEAMTPVVDQTRTTGLVTLPGAFIGALLGGADPMDAARFQLVVLAALIHAQAVSGVIVAYRLGAPARLPGVGGQP